CGCTCCACAAGCTCATCCTGAAGCCCGGCCCGCACCCAGGCCCGAATCCCATCCCGCTCCGCAGCCACATCATGAGGCGGCGAAACCTGCACCCGAAAAGCGCAACGAGCATCCCAAGCCCGAATAGTTCCAGAATCTAGCTCAGGGTTAAAACTCGAGCGGCGTAGCCACCGGCAATTTACTCAGCCGAAGGATGCGCCGCTCAACTCTTATGTCGACCTGGAAGCCGCCATGACTGCAAGAGATTTTCATCGGGGCAAGAATCGCAACCGGGCAAAAATCGAAGAGCCCGCCCTAGTCTGAGGTCGCAGACAGCAGCTTTTCTCCGCCCTCCGACCGCAAATCCTGGCGCAGCGCCTTTGCCGTCAACTCATCCGCGTCTCGAAGCTGCGGAAACAAGACGGCCCACAGCCCTGTAACCATCAGCGCCCCGACCCCACCGGCGACGGTAGCGCGCACGGCGCCCAGCCACTGCGCCGTAACTCCGCTCTCAAATTCCCCAAGTTCATTCGAGGCGCCCAGAAACATCGAATTCACCGCGCTTACCCGGCCTCGCATCTCCGGCGGCGTAGCCAATTGCAGGACGGAGCTGCGGATCACAACGCTGACCATGTCGGCCGCTCCGGCAATCGCCAAAGCCATCAGACTCAGCGACAGGTTACGCGCAAGCCCAAAGCCGATCGTGGCCAGCCCAAACAGCCCCACGCCGATAAACAGCCGCAAGCCGGCCTTATTGCGGAGTGGAAACCGCGCCAAAGTGAGCGAGACGGCCAGCGCGCCCATCGCCGGAGCCGCGCGCAGCATCCCCAGTCCCTTTGGCCCCGTATGCAGTATTTCCTGCGCAAAGATTGGCATCAGCGCCGTCGCCCCACCCAGCAACACCACGAACAAGTCCAGCGAAAACGAACCGAGCAGAATCGGTGACCGGCGCACATACTGGAAGCCGGCAAAGACCACTTTCAGAGAAATGTCCCGGTGCTCCATCCGCCCCAGGCGAACGGAAAGCGAGCCAATGAGCACAAGAAAAGTCACCAGCGAACAGAGCGTCGCGATATACACAACCCCCGCACCCGCCAGCACTCCGCCCATCCAGTGCGAGAGAGGCAGTGTAAAAAGAATTCCGCCAAGGGCCGGCCCGCCGATATTGGCTAACTGAAAGATCGCAGCGCCCCAGGTCACGGCGTTGACGAAATGCCCCTCCGGCACCAAGTGCGGAATGAGAGCCGAGCTCGCCGGGCCGGAAAAGGATCTCCCCGTCCCTATGAGGAACAGGACGCTGTAGATCAGCCGGACATCCCGCAGTCCCAGGACAGCAATGGCCAGCAGGGCGGAAGTGCAAACGATCTGCAACGAGTAACAAAGTAAAATGATCTGCCTGCGGTCGTAGCGATCCGCTACATGCCCCGCAGGCAGCAGAAAAAAAAGACCCGGCAGGAACAGCGCCAGCCCGGTGTAGCCCAGATCCAACGCTCGATGGGTGATCGAATAAACCTGCCACGCGACGGCCACTGTCTGCGCCTCAGCGCCGATAATCACAGCCATTCGAGCCGTCTGGTATCGTCGAAAGTCGCGCGAGGCGAAGGCCGCAAGGCCCCTTGCTGGAGAAGCGCCAGGCGATCTTCCAGATTTCGAGTCCATATTGAGATCAGTTCCTGATTACGGGCACTTTCGGCAATACGGTGATCCCGACTCGGTGCCGAAGAGTGGCCGTTCCTTGATAGAACGCCCACGGGAACCGCTGTTTGGTTCACACCCTTACCAAAAATGCCCTGGGGCCTGTTTGACTGCGCTTTACTGCTTCGGCGAGAAGTACCCCTTACGTGCACGAACCTGGTACCGTCGATCGTTTGCAAACAGATAGATCGTTCGAAACGCGCCGTCTGCCTTGAAATCGGCGGGGGTGTACGTCAGAGCATACTGGCTGCGCAACTCTTCCTGAATGCT
This portion of the Acidicapsa acidisoli genome encodes:
- a CDS encoding MFS transporter, with the protein product MDSKSGRSPGASPARGLAAFASRDFRRYQTARMAVIIGAEAQTVAVAWQVYSITHRALDLGYTGLALFLPGLFFLLPAGHVADRYDRRQIILLCYSLQIVCTSALLAIAVLGLRDVRLIYSVLFLIGTGRSFSGPASSALIPHLVPEGHFVNAVTWGAAIFQLANIGGPALGGILFTLPLSHWMGGVLAGAGVVYIATLCSLVTFLVLIGSLSVRLGRMEHRDISLKVVFAGFQYVRRSPILLGSFSLDLFVVLLGGATALMPIFAQEILHTGPKGLGMLRAAPAMGALAVSLTLARFPLRNKAGLRLFIGVGLFGLATIGFGLARNLSLSLMALAIAGAADMVSVVIRSSVLQLATPPEMRGRVSAVNSMFLGASNELGEFESGVTAQWLGAVRATVAGGVGALMVTGLWAVLFPQLRDADELTAKALRQDLRSEGGEKLLSATSD